The Chloroflexota bacterium region AGCCCCGTTTCGATATCTACGCCGGCGAAGGAACGCACAGAGTTGCTGATGGTGAGGAAGTCGGCGCCGGCACTCTTAGCGGCCTTCGCTACAGGTACCAGATCACCCACATTGGGGGTGAGCTTTATGCCCACAGGGATGGTTTCAATCTCTTCTTTGACGGCTAACACCTCGTTGTGCACCAGTTGGGGGTCTTGCCCCATACGGAAGCCAACCTGGGCATCTGGCATTGGGCAAGAGGCATTGATTTCGATCAAAGCTATAAGTCCGGTGGATTCTAGGAGACGAGCCAGTTTGGCCGTATCGGCCGGATCTGGCTGAGCGACGATGCTGCATATTATTTTGGCCCCTCCCGCTGCGGCCACCTCGAGCTCTTTGCTGAGCCAGGCCACAGTGTCCATTGTCGTGTATAGCTCCAGGTTGATCATCCCGAAGGGTCGCCCCTTGTCCAGACGTACCAGACGCATCCGCCCACAACGGGGGTGCTGGGCGAAGCGTTGGGGCGCCCCAATTGATTTGGGCACTACGGCGGCCGCGCCAGCGGCGATGGCCCGTTGTGCGGTCTCCCCATCCCAGCTAGGCGTCGCTGAACCAACGATGATCGGGTTATCCAGGATGACACCGCCAAAGTTTACCTTCAATCTTTCATCCTTAAGTTTACGCTCCACAGTCTTCACCTCGGCTATTTCTTGAACCATTCGTTTCTCCTTATCCCTTGCAATAGTAGTGTGTCTCATTTGTTCGATGGATTATGTTTATAAATGTTGAAAATCCCTCCCTAATTCGTGAAGCCCGATATCTTTTCCGGCGTAGCCGGCAGACTGCGAATTCGTACTCCTACGGCATCGTAGATAGCATTGGTGATAGCCGGTGCGATAGAATTGCAAGCAGGTTCTCCTATGCCTTTTGCGCCAAACGGGCCCAGCCCGCCCCCAGATTCCAGGATTATGGTCTCTACGTCTGGAACATCCAGAGATGTGGGCAATATATACTCAGTAAGCGAAGGGGTTTTGGTGATGCCCTTTTCTAGAATTATCTCCTCATTGAGGGCATAACCCAGGTTATAAATAGCTCCCCCTTCCATTTGTCCCTCAACACTTAGCGGATTAATAGCTTTCCCTACGTCATACGAAGAAAAAATCTTCGACACTTCAACTTCTCCCGTTTCTACATCAACGGAAACCTCAACAGCGTGGGCCCCAAAAGTGAAGTCGGGTAGAACCTGCCCCTTTATATCCGACAGAACCGGTACCTCACCAAAAGGAGCATTGAATTGGGCCTCAGCATACAGTGGGGCACCGTCAGCGGCACACTTTGCTATGACCTCCGCTAAAGGCAGGGAACGTTTTGCCGATGTACGTTCAACGACCATTTCATTTTCAAGGTCCAGGGCTTGAGGACGCGCCCCCATAATCTCGGCTGCTTTGGCTATAAGCGTGGACCTCAATTCCCTTGATGCCTTGAGTGTGGCGTTTCCGGACATATAGAGCTGCCGTGTGGCCGTAGTAGTTCCGGCCAAAGGAGTGAATGCTGTGTCGCTAATGTAGATTTTTATTTTTGACAGAGGAATACCCAATACCTCAGACACGATCTGACAGAGAGAGGAGGCTTGACCACCGCCGAGATCCGGAACACCACACTTGATTATCGCACTTCCATCCATTTCCACCTTGACATACGAAGATGAAGTGTCATGGAGAAAGACCAGCCGGCCATAGCTCGTCATACTTATAGCCAGACCGCGGCCAATTTTCTTATTTGGGTCTGAAGACAGGGTAGGTGCTCCGAGAGCCTCCCATGCCCCTTCGACTACCTCAGGGAGGGCAACATACTGTTCCAGGACTTGCCCCGTAGCCAACGCTTCGCCTTGCTTGAGGCAGTTCATCCTCCTTATTTCAAGGGGATCTATACCTAGCTTGTGAGCTAACTCGTCCATTTGAGATTCATAGGCAAAGTTAACCTGAGGGGCACCAAACCCACGATTGGCGCTGGTGAAGGTATTGTTGGTCAGGACCGCAATCGCATCCACCTTCACGTTCGGAATATCGTAGGGACCTGTGGCGCCGACTGTTGAGTATAACAGTACCCACGGTGTCAGATACGTGTACGCTCCTGCATCGGAGATCAGTTCGACCTCTAAGGCCACCAGCTTCCCATCCCTGGTTGCCCCAGTCTTATATCTCATTACATAGGGATGTCTTTTGCTGTGCGACAGGATTGATTCCTCGCGCGTATAAGTGAGCTTGACTGGTCTCCTGGTCTTCCAGGCGAGTAAAGCAAGGTAGTTTTCTACGGTGATATCTTCCTTTCCACCAAACCCACCACCCAGCATCGTTCCAATAACTCTGACCTTGTTGTGGGGCACTCCCAGAACATTGGCTATCTCTCGGAAATGTTCAACCACCTGGGTCGCCACCCTAATCGTAATAACGTCGTCCTGATCAATCCAGGCCACCCCTGCTTCTGGCTCCAAATAGGCGTGATCAACAAATGGAACCCAGTAGGTATTTTCTATGATCACATCCGCCTGAGCGAACCCTTTATCGACATCCCCTTTACTAACTTTATATTGGGCCACAATGTTGCTTTCGCTTTCGCCCACCAGATAGGCTCCTGGCTTCATGCCCTCCAACGGATCGAATACACCCGGTAGTGGCTCATAGTCAACTCGGATCAACCTCAGGGCCATTTCGGCCAGCTCCTCCGTTTCCGCAGCCACCAAAGCCACCGCTTCGCCCATAGATCTGACCTTATTGCTGGCCAAAACCCGATACAGGCCTTCAAACCCGCTGCCCAAATCGCGACTTTGGCCAAACCTAATCACGCTTTCGTTCCGTGGTACGTCCTTGGCCGTGATGACAGCCCTCACCCCCGCTAACGCCTCCGCTTTGCTTGTATCAATCGACAATATCCTTGCCGCTGGATGGCTACTTCTGAGAACCTTCCCATATAGCATTCCGGGCATCGAAAAATCAGCGGCGTATAGTGTGTTTCCTCGAACCTTTTCCCAGGCGTCATGCCGTGGCACAGGTTTCCCGACTACTTTCATAGGCCGACGTAGTGATACCCCCTCGACATCTACAGCGTCTTGAATCGAAGCATCCTCATTGATTCTTGCTGACTCTGGAAGCCACATCAGCTATCGCATCCACAATTTTCTTGTACCCGGTGCAGCGGCACAGATTCCCAGAGATAGCTTTCCTTATCTCATTCCGGCTGGGATTTGGGTATTTTTCTAAGAAATTGGCTGCTGATACAATCATACCCGGTGTGCAAAAACCACACTGCACCGCACCATGAGCAACAAAGCTTTCCTGGAGGAGTTTCCCTATCTCTTGTTTTTCTATGCCCTTCAAAGTAAGAACCTGTTTGCCATCGGCCTGCACAGCCAGCGTCAAGCAGGAATTAACGGCTTTGCCCTCTAGAATAACAGCGCACGTACCACAATCCCCCTGTTCACACCCGCTTTTGACCTCAGTCAGCCCCAGACGGTTGCGCAAGAACCTCAGGAGGGTCTCTTGCGGTTCTACGTTTGCTCTGACTGTCTCTCCGTTGACAACAAGCCTCACTCTATAAGTAGCCACCCAGGAACCTCGTCACGTCAAAAAGGGGCTTAGGCTGATAGAGTCTGCCTCAGCGCCCTCTTAAATAAAACCCCCGCTACATGCCGACGATAGTCGGCTGAAGCCCGAATATCGCTAATCGGGCTAACCGTTTCTGATACCTTTCTTGCTGCCTCTTCAACCAGTTCATCAGTAAGATCCTTCATGATCAGGAATTGCTCTACCGTAGTGGCTCTTATCGGCTTGGGTGCAACTGAACCCAGCGCAATCCTGATGTCATATAGTTTCGAACCTCTCTTTTCCAGTGTAAGTGCAACACTTGCCACCGATACGGCCATCGCCTTTCGCAAACCCAGTTTGATAAAGGATCCGTCGGCATTGATTGGAGATTTTTTAAATTCTATGGCGGAGATAAGCTCGTATTCTTTCAGGACTGTAGCGTTCGGTCCAACGAAGAACTCCCGGATAGGGATCTCCCTTTCCCCATAGATGCTTTCCAACCTCAAGATCGCCTCTAACGCCAGTAGTGGGACAGCTGTATCAGCCGCCGGGGAGGCGTCAGCTAGGTTCCCTCCGATAGTCGCCCGATTGCGAATCAAAGGGCCGGCCATCTGATTGCAGGCTTGAAATAAAATCCCAGCGGATTTCCTTACTACATCGGATCCGGCAATCTCTGCAATAGTCGTGACTGCTCCGACTAGAACGCTGTGCTCATCTTCAGCGATGTAGCTTAGCTCCTTTAAGTTGCTGATGTCCAACAGGAACCCGCCGCTAATCTTTTTCGTTCTCATATCTGGAATTACGTTCGTACCGCCGGCAACGATGTGCACCCCAGCCCTTCCCTCTCCTAAAATTTCAAGGGCCTTCTGCTTTGTTTGTGGAGCCAGGTATCTAAATTGGCTCACTCGAGTTCCCCCTGGTTCGAAGCACCTGCTTGCGCCTAGCATTTCTCGCGATTACACTCTGCGATTGCCTTGACTATGCTGGTATATCCTGTGCAACGGCAGATGTTGCCTCTTATGTATTCTCGTATTTCGTCTTCGGTAGGTGATGGGTTTTCCTCCAATAGTGCCTTGGTCGTGAGGATCATCCCGGGGGTACAGAATCCGCATTGGACAGCGCCGTGCTCCAGAAAAGATTCCTGAATGGGGTCAAGCTTCGTGCCACCGATGCCTTCGATGGTGGTTATATTTTGACCGTCGACCGAGACGGCCAGGGTCAAGCATGACAGCATTGGCCTACCCTCGATAAGAACCGTGCAGGCTCCACATTCGCCGATCCCGCAACCATATTTTGTTCCGGTCAGATTGAGGTCGTTTCTCAGAACGTTCAATAACAACTCATTGGGCTTCACCCTTAGCCTTCGCCCCTTGCCATTGACTGTAAGCTCGATAAGGTGTTCCTTCATCCTATCGGCCTGCCCCTGCTCTTTCCCAGGCTAGCTGCACAGCTTCTTCCGTTAAGTACCGGCAAAGCTCCCTTCTGTACTCAGCGCTAGACCGGATATCTGTAATGGGATCGATCTCTTCTGAGGCCCTGTCGGCTGTTTCTTTGAGAGTATGGCTATTTAACTTCTTTCCCTCAAGAACCTCCTCTGCCCCTTTAACTTTGATGGGCTTCGCCGCAACCGAACCAAATACTATCCGGCAAGATTGGCACATATCCCCTTGCCGTCTTAGGACAACAGCCACGTTAATCTTGGCTATATCAGCGCTCACCCGGCCGATTTTCAGGAAGCTGCTTCCTGTATTGGTCGACAAAGGGGGTATATTGATCTCTATCAGCAATTCCTTTGGCGATAGAACTGTTACTCCCGGCCCGATGAAGAACTCTTCTGCCGGAACGGACCTCTCTCCGTTAATGCTCCTCAGTGTGAACTCGGCACCGAAGGCGATGAGTGGTGGCGCTGTATCGGCGGCGGGTGAGGCGTTGCAAATGTTTCCCCCGATGGTGCCCATGTTCTTGATCGCCGGTGCAGCCATCGACCGCACGGCTTCAAAGAGGGCCACGTATTCTTCCTTGACCTTCGTTGATTTCTCGATTGCTGAAAGAGGCGTTGCTGCGGCGATCACCAAACTGCCTTCGTCGAAGATCCCGCTCATCCCCTCTACTCTTTTGATATCCATGAGATATGCGGCATCCAATTTCCCAGCTTTCATTTTAACCAAAAGGTCTGTCCCACCGGCCAGGACTCTCATTTGGGGATACTCATCCAATAATTGAAGTGTCTGCGCAAGCGACGCCGGCGCAAAATAGTCGAACCCATTAGCAAGGATTCTTGTATTTGTTGGCAACTCTCCTCGCCTCACCAGATAACAAGTGTTCAATATCTTCTTCAAACCCCCGCCTGCGGCGGGCAGAGCCCTAGAACCTAGGTAGGGGCGAGGTCGCCTCGCCCCTCCTCCCTCCCTCCGGCGAGAGGGGGATTTGAAAGACCCTTGCCAAAGGGGCTGCGCCCCCTTGGAACCCCCATTGTTTTGGTCGATCCTCCCGAAGTTCATCTGGCTTGGGCAGAGCCCTAGAACCTCGGTAGGGGCGAGGTCACCTCGCCCCTACTCCCTTTTCGCTTAGTGCCTCGAGGACCTTTTCGGGAGTTATCGGAAGCTCCATAAATCTTACCCCTATGGCATCATAGATGGCATTGGCTATCGCCGCGGCCACAGAATTTAGGGCCGCTTCTCCTATACCCTTCGCCCCCAGCGGCCCCGTGGGTTCAAAGGTATCGGCCAGATAGACCTTGATGTTCCCCATCTTTGGCATCTCGCACGCTGTTGGTACCTTATAGTCCGTTATAAACCCATCGCATTTCAGCATCCCTGTGTCGCTATCATAGGCCGTTTCTTCCAAGAGAGCGTAGCCCAGCCCTCGGCTCAGACCGCCAATCAGCTGCCCTTCAATAAGGTCTGGATTGATCGGGGTGCCGCAATCACCTAAAAGGGCGGCTCTCACCACGTCGATATGACCCGTCTTTATATTTATCTCCACTTCAACAAAGTGGGTTACAAAGCAGGGTGGGCAATTCTTTTGCCGGTAACTGTCTGTTGAGGCTATAGTTCCCCAACTCTTAATTTGAGCAGTCTTGGCCACTTCACCAATGGTCAGGTATTTTTGCGGTAATCCCGTAGGATAAATAACTCCTTGGCCGAGCTCATCGTTGCGCTCCAGGGTCAAATTCTCCGGAGCCTCTTCAAAGATTCTGGCTGCAACTTCGAGCAACTTTTGTTTAACCTGCTGAGCCACGTGGTAGATGGCTCCGCCCCCACAGTATACGCCCCTGGTAGCATGCGTACATACATCGTAAAGGGTTGAGCGCGTATCTGCCGGAGAGATACCGACCATATCGTAAGGAACTTTTAATACCTCTGCCACGATCTTCGCCGCAGCGTCCCATGTACCACCGCCGTGGTCCATAAGCGGTGTGAGGAGGTCGACTGAGCCATCCTCATTTATCTTGACCGTTGCGCCGGAATAGTCGATCACCTCACCCGGTTCGGGGCCTCCGGTCCCGGAGGTGTGAAATCCCCTGGCCACTCCAACGCCTCGTTTGATATAGGTGTCCCTGGAATTCGCCTCAGGCCTTTTGCCCCACTCGAAGATCTCCGCTCCCCTGCTCAACATCTCTTCAACGCCGCAACTTCTTATTATCGATCTAACCGTTGGCCCCTGCCCCCAGAATTCATCGCCCACCCCAACGTAGTTTCTTAGTCTCAGTTCTATGGGATCCAAGTGAAGCTTTTCGGCCAACTCATCCATCAGACACTCGACGGCGAAATTGACCTGGGGATTCCCATATCCCTGCATAGCACAAGATGGCACTTTGTTGGTGTAAACTGCTTTACCTTCGAACTTGAGGTTGGTGTACTTGTATAACGAGGCAAACCAGCCGGCCATACACCCCAAGAGAGGATAAGCCTGAACATTATGG contains the following coding sequences:
- a CDS encoding molybdopterin-dependent oxidoreductase yields the protein MGHRKFEVVGKSLTRKDGLAKVSGREIYTSDVILPDMMYAAVLRSPYPHAEIRSIDVSAAEAMGAVCLTFDDVPMLTYNERTVSIPEKTYRDRTVLPKRVRHVGEAVAAAAAETEEEAFEALQRIRVEYEELPAVYDPVAAMRPDSVDLYKTVFLGDEEIEIFGNVACTRDIARGDVDKGFAEADVTVERDFSLQRVYHFQMETKSAVCSPEPDGGITVWTTTQTIHNVRQLLGWLFGIPLHKVNVKRIAIGGSFGSSIQMNSITPICVGLALKARRPVKLVSSREDDLYDHAKYPARIRLKLGAQKDGRLVAGHMKVIIDIGAHNVQAYPLLGCMAGWFASLYKYTNLKFEGKAVYTNKVPSCAMQGYGNPQVNFAVECLMDELAEKLHLDPIELRLRNYVGVGDEFWGQGPTVRSIIRSCGVEEMLSRGAEIFEWGKRPEANSRDTYIKRGVGVARGFHTSGTGGPEPGEVIDYSGATVKINEDGSVDLLTPLMDHGGGTWDAAAKIVAEVLKVPYDMVGISPADTRSTLYDVCTHATRGVYCGGGAIYHVAQQVKQKLLEVAARIFEEAPENLTLERNDELGQGVIYPTGLPQKYLTIGEVAKTAQIKSWGTIASTDSYRQKNCPPCFVTHFVEVEINIKTGHIDVVRAALLGDCGTPINPDLIEGQLIGGLSRGLGYALLEETAYDSDTGMLKCDGFITDYKVPTACEMPKMGNIKVYLADTFEPTGPLGAKGIGEAALNSVAAAIANAIYDAIGVRFMELPITPEKVLEALSEKGVGAR
- a CDS encoding xanthine dehydrogenase family protein subunit M produces the protein MPTNTRILANGFDYFAPASLAQTLQLLDEYPQMRVLAGGTDLLVKMKAGKLDAAYLMDIKRVEGMSGIFDEGSLVIAAATPLSAIEKSTKVKEEYVALFEAVRSMAAPAIKNMGTIGGNICNASPAADTAPPLIAFGAEFTLRSINGERSVPAEEFFIGPGVTVLSPKELLIEINIPPLSTNTGSSFLKIGRVSADIAKINVAVVLRRQGDMCQSCRIVFGSVAAKPIKVKGAEEVLEGKKLNSHTLKETADRASEEIDPITDIRSSAEYRRELCRYLTEEAVQLAWERAGAGR
- a CDS encoding xanthine dehydrogenase family protein subunit M is translated as MSQFRYLAPQTKQKALEILGEGRAGVHIVAGGTNVIPDMRTKKISGGFLLDISNLKELSYIAEDEHSVLVGAVTTIAEIAGSDVVRKSAGILFQACNQMAGPLIRNRATIGGNLADASPAADTAVPLLALEAILRLESIYGEREIPIREFFVGPNATVLKEYELISAIEFKKSPINADGSFIKLGLRKAMAVSVASVALTLEKRGSKLYDIRIALGSVAPKPIRATTVEQFLIMKDLTDELVEEAARKVSETVSPISDIRASADYRRHVAGVLFKRALRQTLSA
- a CDS encoding (2Fe-2S)-binding protein, with product MKEHLIELTVNGKGRRLRVKPNELLLNVLRNDLNLTGTKYGCGIGECGACTVLIEGRPMLSCLTLAVSVDGQNITTIEGIGGTKLDPIQESFLEHGAVQCGFCTPGMILTTKALLEENPSPTEDEIREYIRGNICRCTGYTSIVKAIAECNREKC
- a CDS encoding xanthine dehydrogenase family protein molybdopterin-binding subunit, whose amino-acid sequence is MWLPESARINEDASIQDAVDVEGVSLRRPMKVVGKPVPRHDAWEKVRGNTLYAADFSMPGMLYGKVLRSSHPAARILSIDTSKAEALAGVRAVITAKDVPRNESVIRFGQSRDLGSGFEGLYRVLASNKVRSMGEAVALVAAETEELAEMALRLIRVDYEPLPGVFDPLEGMKPGAYLVGESESNIVAQYKVSKGDVDKGFAQADVIIENTYWVPFVDHAYLEPEAGVAWIDQDDVITIRVATQVVEHFREIANVLGVPHNKVRVIGTMLGGGFGGKEDITVENYLALLAWKTRRPVKLTYTREESILSHSKRHPYVMRYKTGATRDGKLVALEVELISDAGAYTYLTPWVLLYSTVGATGPYDIPNVKVDAIAVLTNNTFTSANRGFGAPQVNFAYESQMDELAHKLGIDPLEIRRMNCLKQGEALATGQVLEQYVALPEVVEGAWEALGAPTLSSDPNKKIGRGLAISMTSYGRLVFLHDTSSSYVKVEMDGSAIIKCGVPDLGGGQASSLCQIVSEVLGIPLSKIKIYISDTAFTPLAGTTTATRQLYMSGNATLKASRELRSTLIAKAAEIMGARPQALDLENEMVVERTSAKRSLPLAEVIAKCAADGAPLYAEAQFNAPFGEVPVLSDIKGQVLPDFTFGAHAVEVSVDVETGEVEVSKIFSSYDVGKAINPLSVEGQMEGGAIYNLGYALNEEIILEKGITKTPSLTEYILPTSLDVPDVETIILESGGGLGPFGAKGIGEPACNSIAPAITNAIYDAVGVRIRSLPATPEKISGFTN
- a CDS encoding 4Fe-4S binding protein, whose amino-acid sequence is MVQEIAEVKTVERKLKDERLKVNFGGVILDNPIIVGSATPSWDGETAQRAIAAGAAAVVPKSIGAPQRFAQHPRCGRMRLVRLDKGRPFGMINLELYTTMDTVAWLSKELEVAAAGGAKIICSIVAQPDPADTAKLARLLESTGLIALIEINASCPMPDAQVGFRMGQDPQLVHNEVLAVKEEIETIPVGIKLTPNVGDLVPVAKAAKSAGADFLTISNSVRSFAGVDIETGLPKLPAYGGYTGPAIKPIIQRHVSEVARAVDIPISAVGGVMNWSDVVEYIMLGATTVQTVTAVMWNGYEKLGQLVAGLRDFMVRKGYQSIEEFRGIALPHIMTIDEYAKRLPKRVAIDRDLCTKCLLCVRSCFYSALAFTTEMVLTPENCDGCGLCVEVCPPKALRLE
- a CDS encoding (2Fe-2S)-binding protein is translated as MATYRVRLVVNGETVRANVEPQETLLRFLRNRLGLTEVKSGCEQGDCGTCAVILEGKAVNSCLTLAVQADGKQVLTLKGIEKQEIGKLLQESFVAHGAVQCGFCTPGMIVSAANFLEKYPNPSRNEIRKAISGNLCRCTGYKKIVDAIADVASRVSKNQ